The Ferroacidibacillus organovorans genome window below encodes:
- the ablA gene encoding lysine 2,3-aminomutase, producing MSLAPHEILYGKKQRHFRDIPLYKDVTDEQWNDWKWQLTHTIDTMEDLAQVVNLTPEEKIGVSRVKESIPLRITPYYAMLMHPDDPNCPVRLQAVPLSHEMSRSPWDMEDPLAEDEDAPAPGLTHRYPDRVLFLITNQCSMYCRHCTRRRFSGAVGHAVPKPQLDAAIDYIRRTPAVRDVLLSGGDGLLVNDKILEYIISSLRAIPHVEIIRIGTRAPVVFPQRITENLCNILRKYHPVWINTHFNHPDEITPEARLACERLADAGVPLGNQTVLMRGVNDCAHIMKKLMHDLVKIRVRPYYIYQCDLSEGISHFRTTVSKGLEIMEQLRGHTSGYAVPTFVVDAPGGGGKIPVMPQYLISQGHSKVILRNFEGVISVYNEPVYEDQGCPPTCTHNHEEEAIGVAKLLANQALSLEPKGLHRAAGHQGEGAGRQALANQAMRGGTWDGDA from the coding sequence ATGAGCCTTGCGCCACACGAGATTTTGTACGGGAAAAAACAGCGACATTTTCGCGATATTCCGCTCTATAAGGACGTTACGGATGAGCAGTGGAACGACTGGAAGTGGCAACTCACGCACACGATTGATACCATGGAGGATCTCGCGCAAGTGGTCAATCTGACGCCTGAGGAAAAAATCGGCGTATCGCGCGTCAAGGAGTCCATTCCGCTGCGCATCACGCCATACTACGCGATGCTTATGCACCCGGATGATCCGAACTGTCCCGTGCGTCTGCAGGCGGTTCCGCTGTCCCATGAGATGTCCCGCTCGCCGTGGGATATGGAGGACCCGCTCGCAGAAGACGAGGATGCTCCCGCGCCCGGTCTGACGCACCGCTATCCGGATCGCGTTCTCTTTTTAATCACAAACCAGTGCTCGATGTACTGCCGTCACTGCACGCGCCGCCGCTTTTCAGGCGCTGTCGGACACGCGGTGCCAAAGCCGCAGCTCGACGCGGCGATCGATTACATCCGCCGCACACCAGCGGTTCGCGACGTGCTGCTCTCTGGCGGTGATGGGCTGCTCGTCAATGACAAGATCCTCGAATACATCATCTCAAGCCTGCGTGCGATCCCGCACGTCGAGATCATTCGCATCGGAACGCGCGCGCCCGTCGTTTTCCCACAGCGCATCACAGAGAACCTCTGCAACATCCTGCGCAAATACCACCCGGTGTGGATCAATACGCACTTCAACCACCCGGATGAGATCACGCCGGAGGCAAGACTTGCGTGCGAGCGCCTCGCTGACGCAGGTGTGCCCTTGGGCAACCAGACGGTGCTGATGCGCGGAGTGAACGATTGCGCGCACATCATGAAAAAACTGATGCACGACCTTGTCAAAATTCGCGTCCGCCCGTACTACATCTATCAGTGCGACCTGTCAGAGGGGATCAGCCACTTCCGCACGACCGTCTCCAAAGGCCTTGAAATCATGGAACAGTTGCGCGGCCACACGTCTGGCTACGCTGTTCCCACCTTTGTCGTCGATGCACCGGGGGGCGGCGGCAAGATTCCGGTCATGCCGCAATATCTGATCTCGCAAGGGCACAGCAAAGTGATCCTGCGCAATTTTGAAGGGGTCATCTCGGTCTACAACGAGCCGGTCTACGAGGATCAAGGGTGTCCGCCGACGTGCACACACAACCACGAAGAAGAGGCGATCGGCGTTGCGAAGCTGCTTGCCAATCAGGCGCTGAGCCTTGAGCCGAAGGGCTTGCACCGCGCGGCGGGCCACCAAGGTGAGGGCGCAGGGCGGCAGGCGCTTGCCAATCAGGCGATGCGTGGCGGGACATGGGATGGCGATGCGTAA
- a CDS encoding MutS-related protein, protein MNMGGKSAALRTLLSAQLLHQWGAPVFASAYRAPLYMALRYIGGDQQALDAGISTFAAEVLAIKEALAGEDVLLCLDEVGRATNPQEGEALLFAILQKRQTARSGVTFAVTHFSRRLPGATHLTVRGISKEALAMCHTPEDLRAHMDYRLTTATGTELRQGIAVAAWLGLPAALVAEAARFMHGDGQSEDVEGMLGADCEDDACGRED, encoded by the coding sequence ATGAACATGGGGGGGAAGAGCGCTGCGCTTCGGACGCTTCTCAGCGCGCAACTGCTGCACCAGTGGGGCGCGCCTGTGTTTGCCTCGGCGTATCGCGCGCCGCTCTATATGGCGCTGCGCTATATCGGCGGAGACCAGCAGGCGCTTGACGCAGGCATCTCCACGTTTGCAGCGGAGGTGCTTGCGATCAAGGAAGCGCTCGCGGGGGAAGATGTCTTATTGTGCCTGGATGAAGTGGGTCGTGCGACGAATCCGCAGGAGGGGGAGGCGCTGCTATTCGCGATCCTGCAAAAGCGTCAGACGGCGCGCAGTGGCGTCACTTTTGCAGTGACGCATTTTTCGCGGCGCTTGCCGGGTGCGACGCACCTCACCGTGCGCGGGATCAGCAAAGAGGCGCTTGCGATGTGTCACACGCCAGAGGATCTCAGGGCGCATATGGATTACCGGTTGACTACGGCAACGGGGACGGAACTGCGCCAAGGGATCGCAGTCGCCGCCTGGCTTGGGCTTCCCGCGGCGCTTGTCGCAGAGGCGGCGAGGTTTATGCACGGGGATGGGCAGAGTGAAGATGTGGAGGGGATGCTGGGTGCCGACTGCGAAGATGATGCTTGCGGAAGGGAAGATTGA
- a CDS encoding MarR family winged helix-turn-helix transcriptional regulator, giving the protein MREQETDCSRRQEEEQQSADALLTEERVPCGKEILPNGIQDLDIVIYDLLKDLELQLLGSEPELHGITPKQTILLRKVRQVSRATASQIGEMMGITSGPVTTLTHGLVEKQLLARAVDEDDRRVVWFTLTERGEALIREVIAHRQANVQAFLGALPAHSRDDFYRLYSDVRNALKLLR; this is encoded by the coding sequence ATGAGAGAACAAGAAACGGATTGTTCACGCCGGCAAGAAGAGGAGCAACAAAGCGCAGATGCGCTTTTAACGGAAGAGCGTGTTCCGTGCGGGAAAGAGATTTTGCCAAACGGCATCCAAGACCTGGATATCGTGATTTACGATCTATTAAAAGACCTCGAACTGCAACTGCTCGGCTCAGAGCCAGAACTTCACGGCATCACGCCAAAGCAGACGATTCTCTTGCGGAAAGTGCGTCAGGTGTCGCGCGCAACGGCCAGCCAGATCGGGGAGATGATGGGGATCACATCTGGGCCTGTGACGACACTGACGCATGGACTTGTCGAGAAGCAGTTGCTGGCGCGCGCGGTGGATGAGGATGATCGGCGTGTGGTCTGGTTTACGCTCACAGAGCGGGGAGAGGCGTTGATCCGCGAAGTCATCGCGCATCGCCAAGCCAATGTTCAGGCGTTTCTCGGCGCGCTTCCGGCGCACAGTCGTGACGATTTTTATCGCCTCTACAGCGATGTGCGCAATGCGCTAAAGTTGCTGCGCTAA
- a CDS encoding MMPL family transporter, producing MRSYASWIYKLRFLIIILWIVGAVLSVKVLPNLNSVVAHHSTPFLPSTAESQVASRLAGTMQGKHPYKSSAIVVLVNPNGLTQGDKQYLNDQLAVIKRDEAKYGVDTIQSAAQTPQGASSFFSKNKTTEIAFLGMAQSDTTKAAQTGYENMQTLFAHPPQGAHVSLTGATPITVDNMTISMNGVSKSGGVTVALILVILFLVFRSIIAPIVTLLTIGVSFLITSGIVAKLALHGFPVSTFTQTFLIAILFGAGTDYSIVMLNRFREEMTQDHPDVLAAMTAAMRGVSKTILFSAATVFVSFAVLYFANFGLYRSAVGVSIGVFFAILACMTLIPSIMGIFGRTLFWPRRPVVGAAHKPSAIWSFSGRIATRHPWWTILLSIVLLAPIAAQFTNLRSFNSLEEIPQAPSVKGFHEVANAFGIGRVMPVQVILQSPSNLRSSQGLATIEQISQALSHAPLVSQVDSATRPTGTLLRAFELAHQNGQIAQGVTKINTGLGQLSNGLTQAAVKLRQGVSDQSRLVTGAQNLARGLAQYHQGVSQFSTHLPTLATGANALATGAARLGSGLSRLQAGITQEGAGVSQVTSGLAKLAPGTAQVASGLQSLQSSSAKFSALSAQMNQALAAWLKAHPSANDASMQQILGMSGALAQGLSQTASGTAQLASGASALHAATGRLAAGAGPLSQGMQALATASGKLSAGASSLHQGGTALANGAQQLATGAAQLAHTSGQLATGASQVASGVAQSAAGTSQLQNGLAKAASGATQLHSGLSSANQALHQSQNAAQSGNPGFYVPASVVAKNASLQKAMNAYISPNGHIAQFTVDLTVNPYSAAALSDVAKLRNVAQVALAASPLHSGQIYMGGTSAGQEDLNQISNADFLRTVSLIFLAIFVLLAIMLRSLLAPLYILVSLIASYFVTMGVMQVVFVSVLHYTGIDWTVPFFSLLLLVALGVDYSIFLMARFDEMLKEGLAPRTAIRLAMQRMGGVVFAAAIIMAGTFGSMTVAGVTALLEIGSSVVLGLFIYTGLLLGFFVPSAVSVVDRAHHWPFFTRDETENEVDGRRARASDGALMVD from the coding sequence GTGAGATCTTACGCATCGTGGATTTATAAACTGCGTTTTCTCATCATTATCCTCTGGATCGTCGGTGCAGTTCTCTCTGTCAAGGTTCTGCCCAATCTCAATTCGGTCGTCGCGCACCACAGCACGCCTTTTCTTCCTTCCACGGCAGAGTCACAGGTTGCGTCGCGACTTGCCGGAACCATGCAGGGAAAACATCCCTATAAGTCATCCGCGATTGTGGTGCTGGTCAATCCGAACGGATTGACGCAAGGTGACAAACAGTATCTCAATGATCAATTGGCCGTCATCAAACGCGATGAAGCGAAATACGGCGTTGATACCATTCAGTCGGCGGCGCAGACCCCACAGGGTGCCTCATCATTTTTTAGCAAAAACAAAACGACAGAGATCGCTTTTCTTGGCATGGCGCAAAGTGACACCACGAAGGCGGCACAGACCGGATACGAAAATATGCAAACACTCTTTGCACACCCGCCGCAGGGTGCGCATGTGAGTTTGACGGGCGCAACGCCGATCACCGTCGACAATATGACGATCTCGATGAATGGCGTGAGCAAAAGCGGCGGTGTAACTGTGGCACTCATTCTCGTCATCCTGTTTCTCGTGTTTCGCTCGATCATTGCGCCGATCGTCACACTGCTTACGATTGGAGTATCTTTTCTTATCACATCAGGGATCGTGGCTAAACTCGCGCTGCACGGTTTTCCGGTCTCTACATTTACGCAGACCTTTCTCATCGCGATCCTGTTCGGCGCGGGGACAGACTACTCGATCGTGATGCTCAATCGCTTTCGCGAAGAAATGACGCAGGATCATCCAGATGTGCTTGCCGCGATGACGGCCGCCATGCGCGGCGTTTCCAAAACGATCCTTTTTAGTGCGGCGACCGTCTTTGTCTCATTCGCGGTGCTCTACTTTGCAAACTTTGGTCTTTATCGCTCGGCTGTCGGTGTCAGCATCGGCGTGTTTTTCGCGATTCTCGCGTGCATGACACTGATTCCATCCATTATGGGGATCTTCGGGCGCACCCTTTTTTGGCCGCGTCGACCTGTCGTGGGAGCGGCGCACAAGCCTTCTGCGATCTGGAGTTTCTCCGGTCGCATCGCCACCCGTCACCCGTGGTGGACGATCTTGCTCTCGATCGTTTTGCTCGCGCCAATCGCGGCGCAGTTTACCAATTTGCGCTCGTTTAACTCGCTTGAAGAAATTCCTCAGGCGCCGTCCGTCAAAGGATTTCACGAAGTGGCAAACGCGTTTGGCATCGGGCGTGTGATGCCCGTTCAGGTGATTTTGCAGAGTCCTTCCAATCTGCGCTCATCGCAAGGACTTGCGACGATTGAACAGATTTCTCAGGCGCTTTCGCACGCGCCGCTTGTCTCTCAGGTGGACAGTGCGACGAGACCGACCGGAACGCTGCTTCGCGCGTTTGAACTCGCGCACCAAAACGGGCAGATCGCGCAGGGCGTCACAAAGATCAACACAGGGCTCGGACAGCTCTCAAACGGCCTGACACAGGCGGCGGTGAAGCTGCGTCAAGGCGTATCCGACCAATCGCGGCTCGTGACGGGCGCGCAAAACCTTGCGCGCGGACTCGCACAGTATCACCAAGGGGTATCGCAGTTTTCTACGCATTTGCCGACGCTTGCCACAGGTGCGAACGCCTTGGCGACGGGCGCGGCTCGGTTAGGTTCAGGATTGAGCAGATTGCAGGCGGGAATCACGCAAGAGGGCGCGGGGGTTTCTCAAGTGACTTCTGGTCTTGCAAAACTTGCACCAGGTACAGCGCAAGTTGCGTCAGGTTTGCAAAGTCTCCAGTCTTCAAGCGCTAAATTCTCGGCGTTGTCAGCGCAGATGAACCAGGCGCTTGCGGCGTGGCTCAAGGCGCACCCAAGCGCAAATGACGCATCGATGCAACAGATTCTCGGCATGTCGGGCGCGCTCGCGCAGGGACTCTCGCAAACGGCGAGTGGAACGGCTCAATTGGCGTCAGGCGCATCGGCACTTCACGCGGCAACCGGCAGACTCGCGGCAGGAGCGGGCCCGCTATCCCAAGGCATGCAGGCGCTCGCGACGGCGTCCGGTAAACTTTCGGCGGGAGCTTCTTCACTCCATCAGGGAGGAACTGCACTCGCGAATGGCGCACAACAACTTGCGACAGGCGCCGCGCAACTCGCACACACATCAGGTCAATTGGCCACGGGTGCATCGCAAGTCGCATCCGGTGTGGCGCAGTCGGCGGCAGGTACATCGCAACTGCAAAATGGGCTTGCCAAGGCAGCGAGCGGTGCGACGCAGCTACACAGCGGACTGAGCTCTGCCAATCAGGCGCTTCATCAGTCACAAAATGCCGCACAAAGCGGAAACCCTGGGTTTTACGTTCCAGCATCGGTTGTGGCAAAGAATGCATCCTTACAAAAAGCGATGAACGCTTACATCTCTCCTAACGGCCATATTGCGCAGTTTACGGTCGATCTCACGGTCAACCCGTACAGTGCGGCCGCTCTTTCAGATGTTGCGAAACTCCGCAATGTCGCGCAAGTGGCGCTAGCGGCAAGCCCGCTTCACTCAGGGCAAATTTATATGGGCGGTACGAGCGCGGGACAAGAGGATCTCAATCAGATCTCAAACGCCGACTTTTTGCGCACGGTGTCCCTGATCTTCCTTGCGATCTTCGTCCTGCTCGCCATCATGCTTCGATCGCTGCTTGCGCCACTCTACATTCTGGTGTCGCTGATTGCCAGTTATTTTGTGACGATGGGTGTCATGCAGGTTGTCTTTGTCTCCGTGCTTCACTACACGGGAATCGACTGGACGGTGCCCTTTTTCTCCCTGCTCCTCTTGGTGGCACTTGGCGTCGATTACAGCATTTTCTTGATGGCGCGCTTTGATGAGATGTTAAAAGAGGGCTTGGCACCGCGCACGGCGATCCGCCTTGCCATGCAGCGTATGGGAGGCGTCGTCTTTGCGGCGGCAATCATCATGGCAGGAACATTTGGCTCAATGACAGTCGCAGGCGTTACTGCGCTTCTTGAGATCGGATCATCCGTGGTTTTGGGGCTCTTCATTTATACAGGTCTTTTGTTGGGATTCTTCGTGCCCTCAGCCGTCTCCGTGGTCGACCGCGCGCACCACTGGCCATTTTTTACACGCGATGAAACCGAGAATGAAGTGGACGGACGCCGCGCGCGTGCAAGCGATGGCGCGCTAATGGTAGACTGA
- a CDS encoding DUF1934 family protein yields MGTIHIVSGELDTKAPARIRLRGSLYQAIYKEPEENFAQTETTVTFSLTRRPFIRVERVGGVRASYNFELDQTTDGFYDFPEGKVELRVHTTTLAVFVTNRGIQAEIVASMVMQGADEQPLTIAIELEFEP; encoded by the coding sequence GTGGGTACGATTCACATTGTATCGGGGGAGCTTGACACAAAGGCACCTGCGCGGATTCGCCTGCGCGGCTCCCTCTATCAGGCGATCTATAAGGAGCCGGAGGAGAACTTCGCACAGACGGAGACGACGGTTACCTTCTCGCTCACGCGCAGGCCGTTTATCCGCGTGGAGCGGGTGGGGGGTGTACGCGCTTCATACAATTTTGAACTGGATCAGACGACAGACGGATTCTACGATTTTCCGGAAGGAAAAGTGGAGCTTCGCGTACACACCACAACACTCGCCGTTTTCGTGACAAACCGTGGGATTCAAGCGGAGATCGTCGCATCAATGGTCATGCAAGGCGCAGATGAACAACCGCTAACGATTGCGATTGAACTTGAGTTTGAGCCGTGA
- a CDS encoding mismatch-specific DNA-glycosylase, whose product MKTERLAYGLRVLFVGFNPSLRSHELGFNYAGRSNRFYTILYQSGLTTRLFTPQESSLLLQEYGYGFTNIVARPTRRADELSREEYREGAVLLRAKIEAYRPMIACLVGKGVAQAFFGKAIRAFGFLESQADGCTHYFVAPATSGLVRMKLAEQVAVYRALAEEVAHCPWPMREIRGEGR is encoded by the coding sequence ATGAAAACGGAGCGCTTGGCGTATGGACTGCGCGTTCTTTTCGTCGGTTTCAACCCTTCCCTGCGCTCGCACGAATTAGGCTTCAACTATGCGGGGCGATCCAACCGCTTCTATACCATACTGTATCAATCAGGACTTACAACGCGGCTTTTTACACCGCAAGAGAGCTCCCTTCTCTTGCAGGAATACGGGTATGGGTTTACGAATATTGTCGCGCGCCCGACGCGCAGGGCGGATGAACTGTCACGCGAAGAGTATCGCGAAGGGGCGGTTTTGTTGCGCGCGAAGATCGAAGCGTACCGGCCAATGATTGCCTGTCTCGTCGGGAAGGGTGTCGCCCAGGCGTTTTTCGGAAAGGCGATTCGGGCGTTTGGCTTTTTGGAGTCTCAGGCAGATGGGTGTACGCATTATTTTGTCGCGCCCGCTACAAGTGGGCTGGTGCGAATGAAGCTTGCGGAACAAGTCGCGGTGTATCGCGCGCTGGCAGAGGAAGTCGCACACTGTCCGTGGCCGATGCGAGAAATTAGAGGTGAAGGGCGATGA
- a CDS encoding L-erythro-3,5-diaminohexanoate dehydrogenase encodes MSDPYGIRRVLEPRGAMPQPAWRLDATPVCREDEVLIDVSALNVDAASFQQIVADVGRDERAVSERIMSIIRERGKLHNPVTGSGGMLLGTVREIGLNYANRSGIAPGDRIATLVSLSLTPLYMEEIHSIHLDTGQVICRGTAVLFSSGLLARLPSDLPETLALAVCDVCGAPAQVARICQPGQTVAIFGAGGKSGMLSAVQARRKIGEKGRLLAFETAEKSAQALRELGCVDHVVVADARDPVQTLNAMLDVTGGALADVTINCVSAPGTELASILVTRTRGLVYFFSMATSFTAAALGAEGVGKDVDMLIGNGYAEGHAELAFELVRDEPKLQAVFAAKLAQPTGGGTPQ; translated from the coding sequence GTGTCTGATCCATACGGTATAAGGCGTGTGCTCGAACCGCGCGGCGCAATGCCGCAACCCGCGTGGCGGCTTGACGCCACACCGGTGTGCAGGGAGGATGAAGTGCTGATTGATGTGTCGGCGCTCAATGTGGACGCCGCGTCGTTTCAGCAAATCGTCGCGGATGTCGGCCGTGACGAACGTGCTGTTTCCGAGCGCATCATGTCCATCATCCGTGAACGCGGGAAGCTTCATAACCCAGTTACCGGGTCCGGGGGGATGCTGCTTGGCACCGTGCGTGAAATCGGGCTGAACTATGCGAATCGGTCGGGTATTGCGCCAGGGGATCGCATTGCCACCCTTGTCTCGCTCTCGCTCACGCCGCTTTACATGGAGGAAATTCACTCGATTCATCTGGATACAGGCCAAGTTATCTGTCGCGGCACCGCCGTTCTCTTTTCTAGCGGGCTGCTCGCGCGCCTGCCGAGCGATTTGCCTGAAACGCTCGCGCTCGCTGTGTGTGACGTGTGCGGGGCGCCAGCGCAGGTGGCGCGCATCTGCCAACCGGGGCAAACGGTGGCGATTTTCGGCGCAGGCGGCAAATCGGGGATGCTGTCCGCCGTTCAGGCACGCCGAAAAATCGGCGAAAAGGGGCGACTGCTCGCGTTTGAGACTGCCGAAAAATCAGCGCAAGCGCTGCGCGAACTCGGTTGTGTTGACCATGTCGTGGTGGCGGACGCGCGCGACCCTGTGCAAACGCTGAACGCGATGCTGGATGTGACGGGCGGTGCGCTTGCGGATGTCACCATCAACTGCGTAAGCGCACCTGGCACGGAACTTGCTTCCATTCTGGTGACCCGCACGCGCGGGCTGGTTTACTTCTTTAGCATGGCGACATCCTTCACAGCGGCTGCACTCGGGGCGGAGGGTGTCGGCAAAGACGTCGACATGCTGATTGGCAACGGATACGCAGAGGGGCACGCAGAGCTGGCGTTTGAACTCGTGCGGGATGAACCCAAATTGCAGGCTGTCTTTGCAGCAAAACTGGCACAACCAACCGGGGGAGGAACACCACAATGA
- a CDS encoding sigma-54 interaction domain-containing protein — protein MRDEDVWLQALLEAVRVGVHAVDHRGVTILYNQMAATLDGLTREEVLGRHVLDVYPSLTEETSSLLRVLRSGDPVLLRRQSYRNFRGDEVHTANATRAVYRDGRLYGALEIAQDITEVQHLAERVVELQAATRPPRSGGRSATVRYTLEDILTTDPVLLEVKARAKRAARTSSPVLIYGPTGTGKELFAQGIHAASPRANGPFIAQNCAALPGPLLEGILFGTVKGSFTGAENRAGLFELASEGTLFLDEIHALPIDLQAKLLRVLDDQHVRRLGDQKARVIDVRILAAMNVEPEIAVREKMLREDIFYRIQVVSLRLPALAQRQADLKLLIDHFVADCNARFGMTVRGVTEDAMRVLRAAAWPGNVRELRHALESAMNLVDGDWIDVKHLPQYLAQYHMSRGEPDAGEPGSLHPLADRRQQGLFASVEALERDLIAHALAVCGWNVSAAATLLEIPRQTLQSKMKKLGISRNIATSEMRSAEVNKTTRSGQND, from the coding sequence ATGAGGGATGAGGATGTATGGCTTCAGGCGTTGCTTGAAGCGGTTCGCGTCGGTGTTCACGCGGTGGATCACCGCGGTGTGACGATCCTCTACAATCAGATGGCGGCGACGCTTGACGGTCTTACGCGCGAAGAGGTGCTCGGACGGCATGTGCTTGACGTATACCCATCGCTTACGGAGGAGACCAGCTCGCTGTTGCGCGTTTTGCGCTCAGGAGATCCTGTGCTCTTGCGCCGTCAATCGTATCGAAACTTTCGGGGGGACGAGGTGCACACTGCGAATGCGACGCGCGCTGTGTATCGTGATGGACGGCTGTACGGGGCCTTAGAGATCGCGCAAGACATTACGGAGGTTCAGCATCTCGCAGAGCGGGTCGTCGAACTTCAGGCGGCCACCCGTCCACCGCGTTCAGGTGGCCGTTCGGCTACGGTGCGTTACACACTTGAGGATATACTCACAACTGACCCTGTGTTGCTGGAAGTGAAAGCGCGCGCAAAGCGAGCTGCGCGCACATCGTCTCCAGTTTTGATTTACGGCCCGACGGGGACGGGGAAGGAACTTTTTGCGCAGGGCATTCACGCGGCGAGTCCGCGCGCAAACGGCCCTTTTATCGCGCAAAATTGCGCGGCGCTCCCTGGTCCGCTTCTTGAAGGAATTCTCTTTGGCACGGTAAAAGGGAGCTTTACAGGCGCTGAGAATCGCGCGGGGCTGTTCGAACTCGCGAGTGAAGGGACGCTTTTTCTCGACGAGATTCATGCACTGCCCATTGACTTGCAGGCAAAACTCCTGCGCGTGCTTGATGATCAGCACGTCCGCCGCCTGGGGGATCAAAAAGCGCGCGTGATTGATGTGCGTATCCTCGCCGCGATGAATGTGGAACCGGAAATTGCCGTGCGCGAGAAGATGCTACGTGAAGACATCTTCTATCGCATTCAGGTGGTTTCTTTGCGCTTGCCCGCACTCGCGCAGCGGCAAGCGGATCTGAAGCTTCTGATCGATCACTTTGTGGCGGATTGCAACGCGCGGTTTGGCATGACGGTGCGCGGGGTAACGGAGGATGCCATGCGCGTTTTGCGCGCAGCGGCGTGGCCTGGGAATGTGCGGGAACTGCGCCATGCGCTTGAATCGGCGATGAATCTGGTGGATGGCGATTGGATTGATGTGAAACATTTGCCGCAGTATCTCGCGCAGTACCACATGTCGCGCGGTGAGCCGGATGCAGGTGAGCCGGGAAGTTTACATCCTCTTGCAGACAGGCGACAACAGGGGCTCTTCGCGAGTGTAGAGGCGCTTGAACGTGACCTGATTGCGCACGCGCTTGCCGTTTGCGGATGGAACGTGAGCGCTGCCGCGACCCTGCTTGAGATCCCTCGTCAGACGCTGCAGTCCAAGATGAAAAAGTTGGGTATTTCCCGAAACATTGCGACTTCTGAAATGCGCTCTGCAGAGGTGAATAAGACAACGCGCAGTGGACAGAATGACTAA
- a CDS encoding HD domain-containing protein: MKSFRDPVHNLIAFGEEDQLLIDLINTAEVQRMRRIRQLGLSNIVYPGAEHSRFVHSLGVTHLARRFLDEDCAGERTRGAYALREYRQLALAAALLHDIGHGPFSHALEAVTGVRHERFTSAIIRSKETEVHQVLEAYSSGFSEQVARLIEKNFPESRAIVKLLSSQLDMDRTDYLLRDALMTGAGYGTFDVEWLLHVMRIGEVQGEPEIGLDLARGQSIAEDYIMCRYYMYLHVYFHRLTRSAEVLVERTLARAAQVGADLPGFPALRALLQGDLRLAVDGRKNAAEIGSSAITDYLELDDHLLWSALRAFSRHEDAVLADLAQRLLNRRLFHSVDVHSNDEAMMWQARMERVAHKKGLPAHFYVIFDQAGSQAYKDPYVGADEPDPTLEQIYLFDVHGNATELARQSFIVEAVKSRRASVSRVIFPREWLDEG, encoded by the coding sequence GTGAAGAGCTTTCGCGATCCTGTGCACAATCTCATCGCGTTTGGTGAAGAGGATCAATTGCTCATTGACCTGATCAATACAGCGGAAGTGCAGCGCATGCGGCGCATTCGGCAACTGGGACTCAGCAACATCGTCTACCCGGGCGCCGAGCACTCCCGTTTCGTCCACTCGCTTGGGGTCACCCATCTCGCTCGCCGTTTTCTCGACGAGGATTGTGCGGGAGAGCGAACGCGCGGGGCGTACGCTTTGCGTGAATACCGTCAGCTAGCGCTTGCTGCGGCCCTCCTTCACGACATTGGCCACGGACCATTCTCGCATGCGCTCGAAGCGGTCACGGGCGTTCGTCATGAGCGGTTCACGTCGGCGATCATACGCAGTAAAGAGACTGAGGTTCATCAGGTGCTGGAGGCATATTCCAGCGGATTTTCTGAACAGGTGGCGCGGTTGATTGAGAAGAATTTTCCGGAGAGTCGCGCGATTGTAAAATTGCTCTCTTCACAGCTTGACATGGACCGCACGGATTACCTTTTGCGCGATGCGCTGATGACAGGGGCGGGATATGGCACGTTTGATGTGGAGTGGCTCCTTCATGTCATGCGTATCGGCGAAGTCCAGGGGGAGCCGGAGATAGGGCTTGACCTTGCACGCGGCCAGAGCATTGCTGAGGACTATATCATGTGTCGCTATTATATGTATCTTCATGTCTATTTTCATCGCTTGACGCGTTCTGCCGAAGTGCTTGTCGAGCGTACGCTTGCTCGTGCTGCGCAAGTCGGGGCAGATCTTCCAGGGTTTCCGGCTCTGCGCGCGCTGCTGCAAGGGGATTTGCGACTGGCAGTGGATGGCAGAAAGAACGCTGCCGAGATAGGATCATCTGCGATCACCGATTACCTTGAATTGGACGATCACCTTCTGTGGTCTGCGCTGCGCGCGTTTTCCCGGCACGAGGATGCGGTGCTTGCGGATTTGGCGCAGCGCCTTTTGAATCGGCGCCTATTTCACAGTGTGGATGTACATTCAAACGATGAGGCAATGATGTGGCAGGCGCGCATGGAACGTGTCGCCCACAAAAAAGGATTGCCAGCCCATTTTTACGTGATCTTTGACCAGGCGGGCAGTCAGGCGTACAAAGATCCGTATGTCGGAGCGGATGAACCCGATCCAACGCTTGAGCAAATCTATCTTTTTGACGTACACGGCAACGCGACGGAACTGGCGCGCCAGTCGTTCATTGTCGAAGCGGTGAAATCGCGTCGCGCCAGTGTGTCGCGCGTGATTTTCCCGAGGGAGTGGTTGGATGAGGGATGA